Within the Sulfurospirillum barnesii SES-3 genome, the region TATGCAGGTAAAAGCTATACCTTAGGTGAATTAGAAAAGATAACCGCCTTAATTACCAAAGCGTACCGTGAAGAGGGATACTTCGTCGCCCGTGCGTACATCCCAAAACAGAGCATGAAAGAGGGTATTTTAGAGATAGCCATCATTGAAGGAAACTATGGAGCGTTTCACCTTACCAACAGCTCCCTTGTGTCCAATGAAAGAGTGCAAGGCATGTTAGATGCTATTAAGCATGAGAATATCATCAGTACCCATACCCTAGAGCGTGCTATGCTTCTTATCAACGATACCCCCGGCGTGAAAGTTACAGGAGCCGATGTCAAACCTGGAGAAAATGTAGGTACATCGGATTTTGAGATGAGAACAGAAGCAAGCAATCCTTATAGTGCCTATATCGTAGGGGATAATTATGGCTCCAAATACACAGGGCGTCATCGAGTCAATGCAGGGCTTAGTGCAAACTCTCCTTTAGGTTATGGCGATAAATTTGGTATCAATGGGGTGCTCTCTTCCTCAACGGATTTAAAAAATGGCAAGGTCTATTATAATTTTCCCTTGATGGATAATGGGCTAAGAGGAGAGCTAAGCGCCTCTCGTACTACCTACTCCCTTGCAGAGGAGTATAAAGCCCTTGATGCGCTAGGTCATTCAACCACCCTTGAAGCCTCACTCTCTTATCCACTCATTCGTACACGTTTAGAGAGCTTACACCTCTCTTTGGGATATGCGCATAAAAAGATGAAAGATGAGATTGAAAGTACCGATGATGTCACCAAAAAAGACTCAAATGCACTTAGTCTTGGAGCCAATTACCTCAAAAACCACACGCTTTTTGGTATCAACAGTAGCCTTACCAGTGAACTTAAACTCACCAAAGGAGAGCTAGACAGTCCTAGTAACAGCG harbors:
- a CDS encoding ShlB/FhaC/HecB family hemolysin secretion/activation protein; its protein translation is MRTVKIITLSLTTASFLFGAPPTVSDIERNVQPPKEVERGMNNVIPTLPTQEIKPAMSDMGGKSIEVKGFTLSGALHVKSETLLSLLEPYAGKSYTLGELEKITALITKAYREEGYFVARAYIPKQSMKEGILEIAIIEGNYGAFHLTNSSLVSNERVQGMLDAIKHENIISTHTLERAMLLINDTPGVKVTGADVKPGENVGTSDFEMRTEASNPYSAYIVGDNYGSKYTGRHRVNAGLSANSPLGYGDKFGINGVLSSSTDLKNGKVYYNFPLMDNGLRGELSASRTTYSLAEEYKALDALGHSTTLEASLSYPLIRTRLESLHLSLGYAHKKMKDEIESTDDVTKKDSNALSLGANYLKNHTLFGINSSLTSELKLTKGELDSPSNSDTDGAYAKVAGSVEHTMAFSPLYALTTSLRFQHALGNKNLDGSEDFSLGGAYGVRAFPDGEHSAENGYILGAELFYTLPSFEGIMHKASLFADTGYATMQNENGTQESRQLSDIGIGYQASYKQFFGKAQIARVIGGEKVESESERSTKLLLQLGFVY